The proteins below are encoded in one region of Ornithinimicrobium avium:
- a CDS encoding prepilin peptidase: MSEVAVTVVVGAVVALLGIPVGRWLEATTYRKPDEDDVPHPGRRWWVPIVLGLVSALVVHRIWFVQDDAVPGWPVAVVLTATALMVVLSCVCLAAMDLDVHRLPDRIMWPTMGFLAAGITLAAFVGGGFDPWLRSVLAALASGGFYLLLALLSLARGSLALGLGDVKLAVVLGGALGWYGWPETVTGIYAGFLVGGVVAVGLLVARRVSWRGDFAYGPPMMVGALLGFLLAPQTGGAFL, from the coding sequence GTGAGCGAGGTGGCGGTGACCGTGGTCGTCGGCGCGGTGGTGGCGCTGCTCGGCATACCCGTGGGCCGGTGGCTGGAGGCGACGACCTACCGCAAGCCGGACGAGGACGACGTGCCGCACCCCGGTCGGCGCTGGTGGGTGCCGATCGTGCTGGGGCTGGTCAGCGCGCTGGTGGTGCACCGGATCTGGTTCGTCCAGGACGACGCGGTGCCCGGCTGGCCGGTCGCCGTCGTGCTCACCGCGACCGCGCTGATGGTCGTGCTGTCCTGCGTGTGCCTGGCCGCGATGGACCTCGACGTGCACCGGCTCCCGGACCGGATCATGTGGCCCACGATGGGCTTCCTCGCGGCGGGGATCACCCTGGCGGCCTTCGTCGGAGGCGGGTTCGACCCCTGGCTCCGCTCGGTGCTGGCAGCCCTCGCCAGCGGAGGGTTCTACCTCCTGCTGGCGCTGCTGTCCCTGGCCCGGGGCTCGCTGGCGCTCGGCCTGGGCGACGTCAAGCTGGCCGTCGTGCTCGGCGGCGCGCTCGGCTGGTACGGCTGGCCGGAGACCGTGACCGGCATCTACGCCGGGTTCCTCGTCGGCGGCGTCGTCGCGGTCGGCCTCCTCGTGGCGCGCCGGGTGAGCTGGCGCGGCGACTTCGCCTACGGGCCCCCGATGATGGTCGGTGCCCTGCTGGGCTTCCTCCTGGCGCCGCAGACGGGCGGCGCGTTCCTCTAG
- the aroC gene encoding chorismate synthase: MLRWLTAGESHGPALTAVIEGLPAGVVVERAAVEGALARRRLGYGRGARMKFEADQLSFLGGMRHGLTLGSPLALQIANSEWAKWQAVMDPEPVDADEVARADDVGAPQELARNRPLTRPRPGHADLVGMTKYGFDEARPVLERASARETAARVALGAVAAAFLEQAVGIRLVSHTVAIGRAGMTGPGTDAPTAEELPGPDDVAAVDADPVRTLDPELSAAMVAEVDAARKDGDTLGGVVEVLAYGLPPGLGSHVHWDRRLDGRLAGALMGIQAIKGVEVGEGFRTAARRGSQAHDEMESDARGLVRRTTLRSGGTEGGMSTGEVLRVRAAMKPISTVPRSLRTVDTTTGEAATAIHQRSDVCAVPAAGVVAEAMVALVLADAVLEKFGGDSVAEVARNHAAYLGSVPEHLRTPSTTGTHR; encoded by the coding sequence ATGCTGCGCTGGTTGACCGCCGGAGAGTCCCACGGCCCTGCCCTGACCGCCGTCATCGAGGGCCTGCCTGCCGGCGTGGTCGTCGAGCGGGCCGCAGTGGAGGGCGCCCTGGCGCGACGCCGGCTCGGTTACGGGCGCGGCGCCCGGATGAAGTTCGAGGCCGACCAGTTGTCCTTCCTCGGCGGCATGCGCCACGGCCTGACCCTCGGCTCACCCCTCGCGCTCCAGATCGCCAACTCCGAGTGGGCCAAGTGGCAGGCGGTGATGGACCCCGAGCCGGTCGACGCCGACGAGGTGGCCCGCGCCGACGACGTCGGGGCGCCCCAGGAGCTGGCCCGCAACAGGCCGCTCACCCGGCCGCGGCCCGGGCACGCCGACCTGGTCGGCATGACCAAGTACGGCTTCGACGAGGCGCGCCCCGTCCTCGAGCGCGCCTCGGCCCGCGAGACGGCCGCCCGGGTCGCGCTCGGAGCGGTCGCCGCGGCCTTCCTCGAGCAGGCGGTCGGGATCCGCCTCGTCTCCCACACCGTGGCGATCGGCCGGGCCGGGATGACGGGTCCCGGGACCGACGCGCCCACGGCCGAGGAGCTCCCCGGCCCCGACGACGTGGCCGCGGTCGACGCCGACCCGGTGCGCACCCTGGACCCCGAGCTCTCCGCGGCGATGGTCGCCGAGGTCGACGCCGCGCGCAAGGACGGCGACACCCTCGGCGGCGTCGTCGAGGTGCTCGCCTACGGCCTGCCGCCGGGGCTGGGGTCGCACGTGCACTGGGACCGTCGCCTCGACGGCCGGCTGGCGGGCGCGCTGATGGGCATCCAGGCGATCAAGGGCGTGGAGGTCGGGGAGGGCTTCCGCACCGCGGCCCGCCGCGGGAGCCAGGCGCACGACGAGATGGAGAGCGACGCCCGCGGCCTGGTGCGGCGCACCACCCTGCGCAGCGGCGGGACCGAGGGCGGGATGAGCACCGGCGAGGTGCTGCGCGTGCGCGCGGCGATGAAGCCGATCAGCACCGTCCCGCGCTCCCTGCGGACCGTGGACACCACCACCGGCGAGGCTGCGACCGCGATCCACCAGCGCTCCGACGTCTGCGCCGTCCCCGCCGCCGGCGTCGTCGCCGAGGCGATGGTGGCGCTCGTCCTCGCCGACGCCGTGCTGGAGAAGTTCGGCGGGGACTCGGTGGCCGAGGTGGCCCGCAACCACGCGGCCTACCTCGGGTCCGTCCCTGAGCACCTGCGCACGCCGTCGACGACCGGGACCCACCGGTGA
- a CDS encoding shikimate kinase, with the protein MSGPVAVLVGPPGAGKTTVGRVLADRLGVPLHDTDAAVEELVGKPVADIFVQDGEAVFRGLERQEVLRALHEEEGVVALGGGAPVQEEIAEALRGGGLPVVFLDVTIADAAGRVGFDVSRPLLLVNPRAAWTRLMNARRPVYEELATVQVQTGGRSPDEVADEVLALLGLTP; encoded by the coding sequence GTGAGCGGGCCGGTCGCGGTCCTCGTCGGGCCGCCCGGCGCGGGCAAGACCACCGTCGGCCGCGTGCTCGCCGACCGGCTCGGCGTCCCCCTGCACGACACCGACGCCGCGGTCGAGGAGCTCGTGGGCAAGCCGGTGGCCGACATCTTCGTCCAGGACGGCGAGGCAGTCTTCCGCGGGCTCGAGCGCCAGGAGGTCCTCCGTGCGCTGCACGAGGAGGAGGGCGTGGTCGCCCTCGGGGGCGGGGCACCGGTGCAGGAGGAGATCGCGGAGGCCCTGCGCGGGGGCGGGCTCCCGGTCGTCTTCCTCGACGTGACGATCGCGGACGCGGCGGGCCGGGTCGGCTTCGACGTCTCGCGCCCGCTGCTCCTGGTCAACCCGCGGGCTGCCTGGACCCGCCTGATGAACGCGCGTCGCCCCGTCTACGAGGAGCTGGCGACGGTCCAGGTCCAGACCGGCGGGCGGAGCCCCGACGAGGTCGCCGACGAGGTGCTCGCGCTCCTGGGCCTGACGCCGTGA
- the aroB gene encoding 3-dehydroquinate synthase — translation MSEARTRTVEIAGPPRYDVRLGAGAERHLAEHARPGRRVLLVTQPGRNEVAEAASEVLAGSGARVVRAEVPDAEAAKTAEVLTGLWGLLGREGFTRDDLVVGVGGGATTDLAGFVAATWLRGVEVVLLPTSLLGVVDAAVGGKTGINTAEGKNLVGAFHPPRAVLCDPAWLGSMSRADYVSGLAEVIKCGFVTDPVILDLLQAAPARAADPAADPELAVELVARAVQVKADVVSTDLREAGLREVLNYGHTFAHAIEQVEDYRWRHGDAVAVGMVYVAEVAHRAGLIDTDLLERHRAVLASVGLPTAYPGGAQRWTELRAAMARDKKSRGSTLRLVVLEGLARPTRLEGPDEATLRAAHAAVSQAGSAAGAVP, via the coding sequence GTGAGCGAGGCGCGGACCCGGACCGTCGAGATCGCCGGACCGCCGAGGTATGACGTGCGTCTCGGCGCGGGCGCCGAGCGTCACCTGGCCGAGCACGCCCGGCCGGGCCGGCGGGTGCTGCTCGTGACGCAGCCGGGGCGCAACGAGGTCGCCGAGGCGGCCAGCGAGGTGCTCGCCGGCTCCGGCGCGCGGGTGGTGCGCGCCGAGGTGCCGGACGCGGAGGCGGCCAAGACGGCGGAGGTGCTCACCGGGCTGTGGGGCCTGCTGGGCCGGGAGGGGTTCACCCGCGACGACCTCGTGGTGGGGGTCGGCGGCGGGGCGACCACCGACCTGGCCGGGTTCGTGGCCGCCACTTGGCTGCGTGGCGTCGAGGTGGTGCTGCTGCCCACCTCCCTGCTGGGGGTGGTCGACGCCGCCGTCGGCGGCAAGACCGGCATCAACACCGCCGAGGGCAAGAACCTCGTCGGCGCCTTCCACCCGCCGCGGGCCGTGCTGTGCGACCCGGCCTGGCTGGGCAGCATGAGCAGGGCCGACTACGTCTCCGGACTGGCCGAGGTGATCAAGTGCGGCTTCGTCACCGACCCGGTCATCCTCGACCTCCTCCAGGCTGCGCCCGCCCGAGCGGCCGACCCCGCCGCCGATCCGGAGCTGGCCGTCGAGCTGGTCGCGCGCGCCGTCCAGGTCAAGGCGGACGTCGTCTCGACGGACCTGCGCGAGGCGGGGCTGCGCGAGGTCCTCAACTACGGGCACACCTTCGCGCACGCGATCGAGCAGGTGGAGGACTACCGCTGGCGGCACGGGGACGCCGTGGCGGTGGGCATGGTCTACGTCGCCGAGGTCGCCCACCGGGCCGGTCTGATCGACACCGACCTCCTGGAGCGGCACCGCGCGGTGCTCGCCTCGGTGGGCTTGCCCACGGCATACCCCGGGGGCGCGCAGCGCTGGACCGAGCTGCGCGCGGCGATGGCCCGGGACAAGAAGTCCCGCGGCAGCACGCTGCGCCTGGTCGTCCTCGAGGGGCTCGCCCGCCCGACGCGCCTGGAGGGTCCGGACGAGGCGACGCTGCGGGCCGCCCACGCTGCTGTCAGCCAGGCAGGATCGGCAGCCGGCGCCGTACCCTGA
- the efp gene encoding elongation factor P, with protein sequence MATTNDLKNGMILDMDNGLWQVMEFQHVKPGKGPAFVRTKLKNVTSGKTVDKTFNAGTKVDTATVDRSDYQYLYNDGTDFIFMDEKTYEQIPVSAQIMGDAANYLLENGRAMIAQHEGQVLYIELPASVVLEITHTEPGLQGDRSTGGTKPATLETGAEIQVPLFLEAGTKVKVDTRDGSYLGRVN encoded by the coding sequence GTGGCGACGACCAACGACCTGAAGAACGGCATGATCCTGGACATGGACAACGGTCTGTGGCAGGTGATGGAGTTCCAGCACGTCAAGCCCGGCAAGGGGCCGGCGTTCGTGCGCACCAAGCTCAAGAACGTCACCTCCGGCAAGACCGTCGACAAGACGTTCAACGCCGGCACCAAGGTCGACACCGCCACCGTGGACCGGTCCGACTACCAGTACCTCTACAACGACGGCACCGACTTCATCTTCATGGACGAGAAGACCTACGAGCAGATCCCGGTCTCGGCCCAGATCATGGGCGACGCGGCGAACTACCTGCTGGAGAACGGCCGGGCGATGATCGCCCAGCACGAGGGCCAGGTCCTCTACATCGAGCTCCCGGCCTCCGTGGTCCTGGAGATCACCCACACCGAGCCCGGACTGCAGGGCGACCGCTCCACCGGCGGCACCAAGCCGGCCACCCTGGAGACCGGCGCCGAGATCCAGGTGCCGCTCTTCCTCGAGGCCGGCACCAAGGTCAAGGTCGACACCCGAGACGGCTCCTACCTCGGCCGCGTGAACTGA
- the nusB gene encoding transcription antitermination factor NusB: MAARSKARKRALELLYEADQRGINVGVLLEERVAAPTTQHPLPEYAVQLVRGVLARWSQIDEVLTTYSQGWSLERMAAVDRAALRLGTWEIVWNDEVPDTVAISEAVQLVQALSTDDSPRFVNGLLARVVEVKATLVRAPYPTGDTVGPRQEALRRGERR, translated from the coding sequence GTGGCGGCCCGCTCCAAGGCGCGCAAGCGGGCCCTGGAACTGCTCTACGAGGCCGACCAGAGGGGCATCAACGTGGGTGTCCTGCTCGAGGAGAGGGTGGCCGCGCCGACCACCCAGCACCCGCTGCCGGAGTATGCCGTGCAGCTCGTGCGCGGGGTCCTCGCGCGCTGGTCGCAGATCGACGAGGTGCTGACCACCTACTCGCAGGGCTGGAGCCTGGAGCGGATGGCCGCGGTCGACCGCGCCGCGCTGCGTCTGGGCACCTGGGAGATCGTCTGGAACGACGAGGTGCCCGACACCGTGGCGATCTCCGAGGCGGTGCAGCTGGTCCAGGCCCTCTCGACCGACGACTCGCCCCGGTTCGTCAACGGGCTGCTGGCCCGGGTCGTCGAGGTCAAGGCCACCCTCGTCCGAGCCCCGTACCCGACCGGCGACACGGTCGGCCCACGTCAGGAGGCCCTGCGCCGCGGAGAACGCCGGTAG